AAAAAGGAAAAAAGATGAGAATTCACGATGGTAGTCTCATTTGGACAACGAACGAAGATGTTGTTGAAGGACTTTCAAGATCCTCTGCAAAAGATTCATCTGATTCAACAGAGGACGCCTCCTCTTCTTTTTCTTCAAATGGGGCTTTTGACGATTTATCAGACCTCATCTCTCAGCTACCGACCATGTAATGACTATTCTCTTCGCGAATCCATTTTTCTTTCCAGGTTATATAAAGAACATAAGTAATAAACCATAGAGATTGATGCTTCTTGGATTGATCAGTATAGGGGATAATATACAGCAACCTTGAAATATTCATCGCAAGATCTCAGAATCATTTCTTCATGCTTTGATTGATCACATAAATTGTGTTGACAGTATTTTTTTTTGGTTGTTTTGTTTCACATAAATCATTTAGATGAATATTTTTTCTTATTACGTTTTCACAGCCACGAGAAGAAAGGACTTTCAAAGTATTACAAAGGCAAATCTCAGTCATTCACATCTCTAGCAAAGGTAACATGCCTTACCGGTCTTGTCAAGAGAAGACCAAGAATGAAGACTTGCAGGAGCTCTGGGGGGCATTTGGATCAAACCTGCAAAAGGCTATATCGACCCAACGCTACAATCTCCATGAAAGCCACAAGAACAGCATCTTCAACTCGTTCCAATTCAAGACTAATTAACCTTGAACCTTTTCATGATTCAACTACACTAAGTTCAATGACATGACAATAAACTTTCCGGTTCAGTTTAACATTGTAATCATTTGTATACAAGGTCGCCCAAGATAAATGAAAATAAAAGATAATTTAGAGTTAAAGAACCGTCTTTCTCACTACTAGAACAGAAAAAAAAAATGCCAGAACAGATAGCACTCAGGTCTTTTAAGTCGTTTAATTGTGATAGTGATTAGCATCATCAAATCTTGTAAACAGGGGTGATTCCAAGAAGGTGGAAGCATTTCCTCATCACTACAGCCGTTGCTTCACAAAGTAGGAGACGGCTTGCCTCCTCTGGTGAACCAATGACCTGTGACGAAGTTCATATTTTTAAGTGAGATTCAAATAATGGGCTATGAAGTTTGATATCACAAATATCAAATAGAAACGTAGAATGTCAGGAATCCACACCTGATGAATGGAGTAGAAGGAGGTGTAGCGTTCAGATAAGTCGTAGAGGTAGTGACACAACACGTTCGGCAACAAGTTGCTGCAAGCTTCCTCAACCGTCTGCAAATCGTTCATACATGGGTTCAGCAATTTGTTCATCTTGTTACCCAGAAAATGAAGTCAAATTTGAAAGTAGTATCTAATGATCCGCATGTTTTACCTCAGCAAATCGAAGCAAGTGAAGCCCCAGTGCTCGTTCTTCAGGATGATCCAATGCTAGCTTTTCTGTCTGCAATAGAGCGGATGTTGAAACGTAAGAAAAATCTTTATCGCACGGTGTATGGTAAGAGTTTATAACACAGTTTCTCAAGGTGTTTAAGGATCCATCAGATATGAAAATGTGAAATTCGACAGCACAAACCCGAGAATAAATAAAAGACAACAATCTTAAGACTTCCCAAATCTAAATGCTCACTATACACACTGGCATGGAGTTAACAGTTAAACACTTCTGAAAACTGTTTAAGCTTTCAAACCAAATAGATTGAGACAATGGGAAAGTTCAGTTGTAGTCAAGAGGAAGAACGGAGGAACAATGAATAATTTATGGGTATGCGGCTAAGTACCTTTTTCAGCTCATCTATGTCTTTGCCAGACTTTCTG
This sequence is a window from Brassica oleracea var. oleracea cultivar TO1000 chromosome C1, BOL, whole genome shotgun sequence. Protein-coding genes within it:
- the LOC106307817 gene encoding uncharacterized protein LOC106307817, which codes for MRIHDGSLIWTTNEDVVEGLSRSSAKDSSDSTEDASSSFSSNGAFDDLSDLISQLPTIHEKKGLSKYYKGKSQSFTSLAKVTCLTGLVKRRPRMKTCRSSGGHLDQTCKRLYRPNATISMKATRTASSTRSNSRLINLEPFHDSTTLSSMT